In Amycolatopsis coloradensis, one genomic interval encodes:
- a CDS encoding response regulator: MIKVLVVDDDFMVAKVHSGYVTRTEGFAVVGVAHTGADALRLARELKPDLVLLDVYLPDLDGLSVLRELRATEDVDVILITAATDVETVRQAMRGGVLHYLIKPFEYASLRDQLTHFASLHQRLDRLAEAGQADVDQVFGARPSAKPVLPKGLTVQTARLVETALRGASGGMSASECAEATGVARVSARRYLEHFVATGKAEVTLKYGGTGRPERRYLWS; encoded by the coding sequence ATGATCAAGGTGCTCGTCGTCGACGACGATTTCATGGTCGCGAAAGTCCACAGTGGATACGTCACGCGGACGGAGGGGTTCGCCGTGGTCGGGGTCGCGCACACCGGCGCCGACGCGCTCCGCCTGGCGCGGGAACTGAAACCGGATCTGGTGCTGCTCGACGTCTATCTTCCCGATCTCGACGGGCTTTCGGTGCTGCGGGAACTGCGCGCGACCGAGGACGTCGACGTCATCCTCATCACCGCCGCGACCGACGTGGAAACCGTGCGGCAGGCGATGCGGGGCGGCGTCCTGCACTATCTGATCAAGCCGTTCGAGTACGCGTCACTGCGCGATCAGCTCACCCATTTCGCGTCGTTGCACCAGCGGCTGGACCGGCTGGCCGAGGCCGGGCAGGCCGACGTCGATCAGGTCTTCGGCGCGCGGCCGAGCGCGAAACCCGTGCTGCCCAAGGGACTCACCGTCCAGACCGCACGGTTGGTGGAAACCGCGCTGCGGGGCGCGTCCGGCGGGATGTCCGCGAGCGAATGCGCCGAGGCGACCGGCGTCGCGCGGGTGAGCGCGCGCCGGTACCTGGAGCATTTCGTGGCGACCGGAAAGGCCGAGGTGACCCTCAAGTACGGCGGGACCGGACGCCCCGAACGCCGTTACCTCTGGTCCTGA
- a CDS encoding TetR/AcrR family transcriptional regulator C-terminal domain-containing protein codes for MVVRRDGYVRAALELLDEVGLDGLSLRKLGEKLGVRGPALYTHFKSKQALLDQMAETMLNDRLAPLDDPSAMDDWAEWLARRARTIRRTLLSYRDGARLHAGSRPTDRSAMTPLIKPLLRAGFTEEDATHAILAISRYTLGCAIDEQQHIDGDHDEDPAASFEYGLARLIAGLRADVDAANPPDQDVA; via the coding sequence ATGGTCGTGAGACGGGATGGCTACGTTCGAGCCGCGCTCGAACTCCTCGACGAGGTCGGGCTGGACGGATTGAGCCTGCGCAAGCTCGGGGAGAAACTCGGTGTGCGGGGTCCCGCGCTCTACACGCACTTCAAGAGCAAGCAGGCGTTGCTCGATCAGATGGCGGAGACCATGCTGAACGACCGGCTCGCCCCGCTGGACGATCCCTCGGCGATGGACGATTGGGCCGAGTGGCTGGCGCGGCGCGCCCGCACCATCCGCCGCACCCTGCTGTCCTACCGGGACGGCGCCCGCCTGCACGCGGGCTCCCGCCCGACCGACCGGTCGGCGATGACGCCGCTGATCAAACCGTTGCTGCGGGCCGGTTTCACCGAAGAAGACGCGACGCACGCGATCCTCGCCATCAGCCGGTACACGCTCGGCTGCGCGATCGACGAACAACAGCACATCGACGGCGACCACGACGAGGATCCGGCCGCCTCGTTCGAGTACGGTCTCGCACGCCTGATCGCCGGGCTCCGCGCCGACGTCGATGCCGCGAATCCGCCGGACCAGGATGTCGCCTAG
- a CDS encoding MFS transporter yields the protein MFTSTVVNVALGTIAARFQAPLGTAQWIATGYLLALAAMVPVSGWASRRFGTTRLWLVCVGLFAVLSALCAXGTTRLWLVCVGLFAVLSALCATAPTIEALIAFRVLQGAAGGLLVPAGQILFATTVGPKRLGRMMAVLSIPIYLAPVLGTLAGGVLTERFGVPWLFLVNVPLSLLCLLLGRKRLPKEGFVDTRPLDRRGLALTVTGLPLLVYGFAEAAPIAAAAGATLLATFAVSALRSPAPLLDLRLFRDRTFSSAAAVIFGMGIALFGAMIVLPLYYLDVRHESLVATGFLTAPLALGTVLALPLAGRLTDRIGGARVIFAGLIVTIAGTVPLALLTGTDSYWWLSAVQVVRGCGIGLTTTPALAAGLVSVPQERISHAMPLFAMLQRIGGSFGTSILTSVVSARFAAAPGAAAAVAGTHWWIAGITAIVLIPAWLLVRAGSSTVD from the coding sequence ATGTTCACCTCGACCGTCGTCAACGTCGCGCTCGGCACGATCGCGGCCCGATTCCAGGCACCGCTCGGTACCGCCCAGTGGATCGCCACCGGCTATCTGCTCGCACTCGCCGCGATGGTGCCGGTGAGCGGCTGGGCGAGCCGCCGCTTCGGGACGACGCGGCTGTGGCTGGTGTGCGTAGGTCTGTTCGCGGTGCTTTCCGCGCTCTGCGCGANCGGGACGACGCGGCTGTGGCTGGTGTGCGTAGGTCTGTTCGCGGTGCTTTCCGCGCTCTGCGCGACGGCCCCGACGATCGAGGCGCTGATCGCTTTCCGTGTCCTGCAAGGCGCCGCGGGCGGGCTGCTGGTCCCGGCGGGACAGATCCTGTTCGCGACGACGGTGGGGCCGAAGCGGCTCGGCCGGATGATGGCCGTGCTGAGCATCCCGATCTACCTCGCGCCCGTGCTCGGCACCCTGGCGGGCGGCGTGCTCACCGAGCGATTCGGCGTGCCGTGGTTGTTCCTGGTGAACGTGCCGCTCTCGCTGCTCTGCCTGCTGCTGGGCCGGAAACGGTTGCCGAAGGAGGGCTTCGTCGACACCCGGCCGCTGGACCGGCGTGGGTTGGCGCTCACCGTTACCGGGCTGCCGTTGCTCGTGTACGGCTTCGCCGAAGCCGCCCCGATCGCGGCGGCCGCCGGCGCGACTCTGCTCGCCACCTTCGCGGTCAGCGCGCTGAGGTCGCCCGCGCCGTTGCTCGATCTGCGGCTGTTCCGCGACCGGACGTTCTCCTCGGCCGCCGCCGTGATCTTCGGGATGGGGATCGCGTTGTTCGGCGCGATGATCGTCCTGCCGCTGTACTACCTGGACGTCCGGCACGAAAGCCTCGTCGCCACCGGCTTCCTGACCGCGCCCCTGGCACTCGGCACGGTACTGGCCCTCCCGCTCGCGGGCAGGCTGACCGACCGGATCGGCGGGGCCCGGGTGATCTTCGCCGGGCTGATCGTCACGATCGCCGGGACGGTGCCGCTGGCGCTGCTCACCGGAACCGACAGCTACTGGTGGCTCTCGGCCGTGCAGGTCGTCCGCGGCTGCGGGATCGGACTCACCACGACCCCGGCGCTCGCCGCCGGGCTGGTGTCGGTGCCCCAAGAGCGAATTTCCCACGCCATGCCGCTCTTCGCCATGCTGCAACGGATCGGTGGATCCTTCGGGACGTCGATCCTGACCTCGGTCGTCTCCGCGCGGTTCGCCGCCGCTCCGGGGGCCGCGGCGGCCGTCGCGGGCACGCACTGGTGGATCGCCGGGATCACCGCGATCGTGCTGATCCCGGCGTGGCTGCTCGTCCGCGCCGGATCGTCCACAGTGGACTGA
- a CDS encoding ROK family transcriptional regulator — MSTASTSEHPMVETRHQTQLLTLLRDEGPMSRVELGERLELPRARVGAEVARLAEVGLVETAGPSASRGGRRSTLVRLAGDLRVLSVDVGATSVGVALTDASCEVLVHTVEDCDVRQGPHAVLKRVVALAEKIREEAPGKLIAAGIGLPGPVSFAEGMAVAPPIMPGWDRFSVRDHLGGLLRCPVTVDNDVNSMALGERHAGVARSIDDLVFVKIGTGIGCGIVLGGKVYRGVAGTAGDIGHIRLDDYGPTCACGETGCLEAYFGGAALARDGLTLARSGRSAYLADVVADRGAITAADVGRAAASGDFGAVNLIRDGGRRLGQVVASLVSFVNPGMVVIGGGVAQLGHQLLAEIRSSVYRRSLPLATGNLPIVLSELGDTAGVIGAAWSATDRAFTLSS; from the coding sequence ATGAGCACGGCATCCACCTCGGAGCATCCGATGGTCGAAACCCGGCACCAGACCCAGCTGCTCACCCTGTTGCGGGATGAGGGACCGATGTCCCGGGTCGAACTGGGGGAGCGGCTGGAGCTGCCGCGTGCCCGGGTGGGGGCCGAGGTCGCGCGGCTGGCCGAGGTCGGCCTCGTCGAGACCGCGGGTCCTTCGGCGAGCCGCGGCGGCAGGCGGTCCACGCTGGTGCGGCTCGCGGGAGACCTGCGGGTGCTGTCGGTCGACGTCGGCGCGACGTCGGTCGGGGTCGCGCTCACCGACGCTTCGTGCGAGGTGCTGGTGCACACCGTCGAGGACTGCGACGTCCGGCAGGGTCCGCACGCCGTGCTCAAACGCGTCGTCGCGCTGGCGGAGAAGATCCGCGAAGAGGCGCCGGGCAAGCTGATCGCCGCCGGGATCGGCCTCCCGGGGCCGGTGAGTTTCGCCGAGGGCATGGCGGTCGCGCCGCCGATAATGCCCGGCTGGGACCGGTTCTCCGTGCGCGACCATCTCGGCGGGCTGCTGCGCTGCCCGGTCACCGTCGACAACGACGTGAACTCGATGGCGCTCGGGGAACGGCACGCCGGCGTCGCGCGCTCCATCGACGACCTGGTGTTCGTCAAGATCGGTACCGGGATCGGCTGCGGGATCGTGCTCGGCGGCAAGGTCTACCGCGGCGTCGCCGGCACCGCGGGCGACATCGGGCATATCCGCCTCGACGACTACGGGCCGACCTGCGCCTGTGGTGAGACGGGCTGTCTCGAGGCGTACTTCGGCGGCGCCGCGCTGGCCCGCGACGGGTTGACGCTGGCACGCAGCGGCCGGTCGGCGTACCTCGCCGACGTCGTCGCGGACCGCGGCGCGATCACCGCCGCGGACGTCGGCCGCGCGGCGGCGTCGGGCGACTTCGGCGCGGTCAACCTGATCCGTGACGGCGGGCGGCGGCTCGGGCAGGTGGTCGCCTCGCTGGTGAGTTTCGTGAACCCGGGCATGGTCGTGATCGGCGGCGGCGTGGCGCAGCTCGGGCATCAGCTGCTCGCCGAGATCCGCAGCTCGGTCTACCGGCGATCGCTGCCGCTCGCGACCGGGAACCTGCCGATCGTGCTGTCCGAGCTGGGGGACACCGCGGGCGTCATCGGGGCCGCTTGGTCCGCTACTGATCGGGCCTTCACGCTGAGCAGCTGA
- a CDS encoding ROK family transcriptional regulator — protein sequence MAATESGQLDPVSPRTSNLAVLLRALRAGPLSRTQLAARCGLTKAAVSGLITELSERGLVRSAGLQGGGNGRPSQLVELNGASACGLALSVEADRFAAVVTNLDGRVVAERTETADVAALGLHRSMDELAFLARTVLLDDQPVGVTVSVPGLVDSAAAVLRFAPTLRWRDAEIADLLAARLGLPADAIAVDNEANLGAVGEAVAGAGQGVRELFYLSGGTGVGGGLVSGGVILRGARGFAGEVGHITVDPSGEQCQCGRVGCLETKAGLNAVLRGAASPGDPLHDPALGVDGRVGLLKHRVQRGDQRAVAAVSELGVALGVAVSTVVDVLDPDVVVLGGYFAELGEWLVEPVRRELSARPLGHEPTCRVEPSPLGTTAPLRGAAHLATERLFADPTLVPFVTEEAPA from the coding sequence GTGGCCGCGACTGAATCCGGGCAGCTCGACCCGGTCAGCCCACGTACCTCGAACCTCGCCGTGCTTCTGCGGGCGTTGCGTGCGGGGCCGCTTTCGCGTACCCAGCTCGCGGCGCGCTGCGGGCTCACCAAGGCGGCCGTCTCCGGGTTGATCACCGAGCTGTCCGAACGCGGTCTCGTCCGCTCCGCCGGACTCCAGGGCGGCGGCAACGGCAGGCCCAGCCAGCTGGTCGAGCTGAACGGCGCCAGCGCCTGCGGGCTCGCGCTCAGCGTCGAGGCCGATCGTTTCGCCGCCGTCGTCACGAACCTCGACGGCCGCGTCGTCGCCGAACGCACCGAGACCGCCGACGTCGCCGCGCTCGGCCTGCACCGGAGCATGGACGAACTCGCCTTCCTCGCCAGGACCGTGCTGCTCGACGACCAGCCGGTCGGGGTCACCGTCTCGGTGCCGGGGCTGGTCGATTCGGCCGCCGCCGTGCTGCGGTTCGCGCCGACCCTGCGCTGGCGCGACGCCGAGATCGCCGATCTCCTCGCCGCCCGGCTCGGTCTTCCCGCCGACGCCATCGCGGTCGACAACGAGGCCAACCTCGGCGCGGTCGGCGAGGCCGTCGCCGGAGCAGGCCAAGGCGTGCGGGAGCTCTTCTACCTCAGCGGCGGCACGGGCGTCGGCGGCGGGCTCGTGTCCGGCGGCGTGATCCTGCGTGGTGCCAGGGGTTTCGCGGGCGAGGTCGGGCATATCACCGTCGACCCGTCCGGCGAGCAGTGCCAGTGCGGCCGGGTCGGCTGCCTGGAGACCAAGGCCGGCCTCAACGCCGTCCTGCGCGGCGCGGCGTCGCCCGGCGACCCGCTGCACGATCCCGCGCTGGGTGTCGACGGCCGGGTCGGGCTGCTCAAGCACCGCGTGCAGCGCGGTGACCAGCGCGCGGTCGCCGCGGTTTCGGAACTCGGGGTCGCGCTCGGCGTCGCGGTGTCCACTGTGGTCGACGTGCTCGACCCGGACGTCGTCGTGCTCGGCGGCTACTTCGCCGAACTGGGCGAATGGCTGGTCGAGCCGGTGCGCCGCGAACTGTCCGCGCGTCCGCTAGGACACGAGCCCACCTGTCGCGTCGAGCCGTCGCCGCTGGGCACCACCGCCCCGCTGCGGGGCGCCGCGCATCTCGCCACCGAACGGCTTTTCGCCGACCCGACGCTAGTTCCCTTCGTGACCGAGGAGGCTCCGGCATGA
- a CDS encoding sugar ABC transporter ATP-binding protein has protein sequence MTLLSVRGIVKTFPGVRALDGVDFDVEPGEVHCLLGQNGAGKSTLIKTLAGAHRPDGGEIFWQGEPVTLPSPVAALKIGIATMYQELDLVPGLSVADNIFLGRERASFGFTRISESRNKAAKLMARLGHPEIAPSTEVGKLSAAGQQLVSMARALAYDAKLLVMDEPTAALAGEEVDNLFRIVGELTAEGVAIIYISHRLEELRRIGHRVTVLKDGKTVSTGLDAKETPTSDLVALMAGRKVETVFGPRHQEHVDPDNQVLKVENLTTVGEFENVTFTVHAGEVVGIAGLVGSGRSELLETIFGARKQDAGSVSVDGEPVRPGSVSAAVKAGIGLAPEERKSQGLLLDLPVVHNVTLASLGKYATFGFTERGRELDDAGESLRRLDLRPADPHRIIRTLSGGNQQKAVLARWLVRGCRVLLLDEPTRGVDVGARAELYRLIEELAATGVAIVLVSSEIPEVLGLSDRVLVLREGRVLAEKPSAELTEADVLDVILEGSAA, from the coding sequence ATGACGCTGCTATCCGTCCGGGGGATCGTGAAGACCTTCCCCGGGGTCCGTGCGCTCGACGGGGTCGACTTCGACGTCGAACCCGGTGAGGTGCACTGTCTCCTCGGCCAGAACGGCGCGGGCAAGTCCACGCTGATCAAAACGCTCGCCGGTGCGCATCGCCCCGACGGCGGCGAGATCTTCTGGCAGGGCGAGCCGGTCACGCTGCCCTCGCCGGTCGCCGCGCTGAAGATCGGCATCGCGACCATGTACCAGGAACTCGACCTGGTGCCCGGGCTTTCCGTGGCGGACAACATCTTCCTCGGCCGCGAGCGCGCGTCGTTCGGGTTCACGCGGATCAGCGAGTCCCGGAACAAGGCCGCGAAACTGATGGCGCGGCTCGGGCACCCCGAGATCGCGCCGTCGACCGAGGTCGGCAAGTTGTCCGCCGCGGGTCAGCAGCTGGTCTCGATGGCGCGGGCGCTCGCGTACGACGCGAAGCTGCTGGTGATGGACGAGCCCACCGCGGCGCTGGCCGGTGAAGAGGTCGACAACCTGTTCCGTATCGTCGGCGAGCTGACCGCCGAGGGTGTCGCGATCATCTACATCTCCCACCGGCTCGAAGAACTGCGCCGGATCGGGCACCGCGTCACCGTGCTCAAGGACGGCAAGACCGTCTCCACCGGCCTCGACGCCAAGGAGACGCCGACCTCCGACCTCGTCGCGCTGATGGCGGGCCGCAAGGTCGAAACCGTGTTCGGCCCGCGCCACCAGGAACACGTGGACCCGGACAACCAGGTCCTCAAGGTGGAGAACCTGACCACCGTCGGCGAATTCGAGAACGTGACCTTCACCGTGCACGCCGGTGAGGTCGTCGGGATCGCGGGCCTCGTCGGCTCGGGACGCAGCGAACTGCTGGAGACGATCTTCGGCGCGCGCAAACAGGACGCGGGTTCGGTGTCGGTCGACGGCGAGCCGGTTCGGCCGGGCAGCGTGTCCGCGGCGGTCAAGGCCGGGATCGGGCTGGCGCCGGAGGAACGCAAGAGCCAGGGGCTGCTGCTGGACCTGCCCGTCGTGCACAACGTGACCCTGGCGAGCCTGGGCAAATATGCGACGTTCGGGTTCACCGAGCGGGGCAGGGAACTCGACGACGCCGGGGAAAGCCTGCGGCGCCTCGATCTCCGGCCCGCCGATCCGCACCGCATCATCCGCACGCTGTCCGGCGGCAACCAGCAGAAGGCGGTGCTCGCCCGCTGGCTGGTCCGCGGCTGCCGGGTCCTGCTGCTGGACGAGCCGACGCGCGGGGTCGACGTCGGCGCGCGGGCGGAGCTGTACCGGCTGATCGAGGAACTGGCCGCGACCGGCGTCGCGATCGTGCTGGTCAGCAGCGAGATCCCCGAAGTACTCGGCTTGTCCGACCGGGTGCTGGTGCTGCGTGAAGGACGTGTCCTGGCTGAAAAGCCGTCTGCGGAGCTGACAGAGGCGGATGTGCTCGACGTGATTCTCGAGGGGAGTGCGGCGTGA
- a CDS encoding ABC transporter permease: MEPVRPKEKRNFSLDTRLLGLAGVLVILCIVGQVTRPDQFFTDGNISTILRLAAAIGVVSVGMTFVIIAGGIDLSVGSIVALSSVWLTTLATQSYGPWVMILCGLLVGLGCGLINGILVSYGKIVPFIATLAMYVSARGLAERISGRRTQVVSEAGFLDFFRGDLLGVPVLIWMFALVFVIGWVLLNRTTFGRRTFAVGGNAEASRLAGINVKRHTALVYGVAGLCCGIAALMVVARTTAGASTNGMLYELDAIAAVVIGGTLLTGGRGSLIGTLIGVLIFTVLSNIFTLNNLDTDIQNIAKGVIIVLAALLQFRSVKKTKTST, translated from the coding sequence GTGGAACCGGTACGACCCAAGGAAAAGCGAAACTTCTCGCTCGACACCCGGCTGCTCGGGCTGGCCGGGGTACTGGTCATCCTGTGCATCGTCGGCCAGGTGACCAGGCCCGACCAGTTCTTCACCGACGGCAACATCTCGACGATCCTGCGGCTCGCCGCGGCCATCGGGGTGGTCAGCGTCGGGATGACCTTCGTGATCATCGCCGGCGGCATCGACCTCTCGGTCGGGTCGATCGTGGCGCTCTCCAGTGTCTGGCTGACCACCTTGGCCACCCAGTCCTACGGCCCGTGGGTGATGATCCTTTGTGGACTCCTGGTCGGCCTCGGCTGCGGGCTGATCAACGGAATATTGGTCTCCTACGGGAAGATCGTGCCGTTCATCGCGACACTGGCGATGTACGTCTCGGCCCGCGGGCTCGCGGAACGCATCAGTGGCCGCCGCACGCAGGTGGTGTCGGAGGCGGGATTCCTCGACTTCTTCCGCGGTGACCTGCTCGGCGTCCCGGTGCTGATCTGGATGTTCGCGCTGGTGTTCGTGATCGGCTGGGTGCTGCTGAACCGCACCACGTTCGGCCGCCGCACCTTCGCCGTCGGCGGCAACGCCGAGGCTTCGCGGCTGGCGGGTATCAACGTCAAGCGGCACACCGCGCTCGTCTACGGCGTCGCCGGGCTGTGCTGCGGTATCGCGGCGCTGATGGTCGTCGCCCGCACCACCGCGGGCGCCTCGACCAACGGCATGCTTTACGAACTCGACGCCATCGCGGCGGTCGTCATCGGCGGCACGCTGCTCACCGGTGGCCGAGGCTCGCTCATCGGCACCCTGATCGGCGTGCTGATCTTCACCGTGCTGTCCAACATCTTCACGCTCAACAACCTGGACACCGACATCCAGAACATCGCCAAGGGCGTGATCATCGTCCTGGCCGCGCTGCTGCAGTTCCGCTCCGTGAAAAAGACAAAGACGAGCACTTGA
- a CDS encoding substrate-binding domain-containing protein → MTEQSLHRRRFLLGGAAVGAGALLTACTSNEAPAQNNAANVANAGANSQPGTPVTIGFSAPAADHGWMAAITKNARAQAQKFSEVTLNATEGTNDVNQQISQVETLINAKVNVLVILPFDGKALTAVGQQAMDAGIQVINLDRVFDTPLAYRTWIGGDNYRMGVNAGNYIAQQMKAKNIASPVIGEVAGIDSLPLTQERSKGFKDALARQGFQVGPRVSAQFTPESGEQQTSNLLQSASKLDALWNHDDDQGVGVIAAINNANRKNFLMVGGAGSKNAMNLIKSDAEPLKATVLYSPSMASSAISLARLLGQGKGAGDFAEHEIPAEITTYSAVVTKENVDKYMDVGFDS, encoded by the coding sequence ATGACCGAACAATCCCTGCACCGCCGCCGCTTCCTGCTGGGAGGCGCGGCCGTCGGAGCGGGTGCGCTGCTGACCGCGTGCACCTCGAACGAGGCACCGGCGCAGAACAACGCGGCCAACGTGGCCAACGCCGGGGCGAACTCGCAGCCCGGCACCCCGGTCACCATCGGGTTCTCGGCGCCTGCCGCGGACCACGGCTGGATGGCGGCCATCACCAAGAACGCCCGCGCGCAGGCGCAGAAGTTCAGTGAGGTCACGCTCAACGCGACCGAGGGCACCAACGACGTCAACCAGCAGATCTCCCAGGTGGAGACCTTGATCAACGCCAAGGTCAACGTGCTGGTGATCCTGCCGTTCGACGGCAAGGCGCTGACCGCGGTCGGCCAGCAGGCGATGGACGCCGGTATCCAGGTGATCAACCTGGACCGCGTCTTCGACACCCCGCTCGCGTACCGCACCTGGATCGGTGGCGACAACTACCGCATGGGCGTCAACGCCGGGAACTACATCGCCCAGCAGATGAAGGCGAAGAACATCGCCAGCCCGGTGATCGGCGAGGTCGCGGGTATCGACTCGCTGCCGCTGACCCAGGAACGCAGCAAGGGTTTCAAGGACGCCTTGGCGCGTCAGGGTTTCCAGGTGGGACCGCGTGTCTCGGCGCAGTTCACCCCGGAGTCCGGCGAGCAGCAGACGTCGAACCTGCTCCAGTCGGCGTCCAAATTGGACGCTCTCTGGAACCACGACGACGACCAGGGTGTCGGCGTCATCGCGGCGATCAACAACGCCAACCGCAAGAACTTCCTGATGGTCGGCGGCGCGGGCTCGAAGAACGCGATGAACCTGATCAAGTCCGACGCCGAGCCGCTGAAGGCGACCGTGCTCTACAGCCCGTCGATGGCGTCTTCGGCGATCTCGCTCGCGCGGCTTCTCGGCCAGGGCAAGGGGGCAGGCGACTTCGCCGAGCACGAGATCCCCGCCGAGATCACCACGTACTCCGCGGTGGTCACCAAGGAGAACGTCGACAAGTACATGGACGTCGGCTTCGACTCGTAA
- a CDS encoding Gfo/Idh/MocA family oxidoreductase gives MSTAKETIGIGMVGHAFMGAVHSHAWRSVHRFFSPPLIPRLAVLGGRDEVRTKAAAERFGWEDVETDWRALIARDDVDLVDICTPGDSHAEIAIAALEAGKHVLCEKPLANTLAEAEAMAEAAAKARANGVRSMVAFNYRRVPALAHARKLVASGALGEIRHVRTVYLQDWLSDAQAPMTWRLHKDKAGSGALGDLGAHIVDAAQFVTGDTITGVSALTNTFVKERPDGDGGTGQVTVDDTALFLGRFTGGAVASFEATRFALGRKNAMRLEINGSKASLAFDFESMNELSFFDGGQPATEAGFRRILVTEPEHPYVGVWWPPGHLLGYEHTFTNEVADLLNAIGDGKDPEPSFEDGLRVQQVLAAVERSASDEARWTTVPGVTTKGSN, from the coding sequence ATGAGCACGGCAAAGGAAACGATCGGGATCGGCATGGTGGGCCACGCGTTCATGGGTGCGGTGCATTCGCACGCGTGGCGCAGTGTGCACCGGTTCTTCAGCCCGCCGCTGATCCCGAGACTCGCCGTGCTCGGCGGCCGTGACGAGGTGCGGACGAAGGCCGCGGCGGAACGGTTCGGCTGGGAAGACGTCGAGACGGACTGGCGCGCGCTGATCGCCCGTGACGACGTCGACCTGGTCGACATCTGCACACCGGGCGACAGCCACGCCGAGATCGCGATCGCCGCGCTCGAAGCGGGCAAGCACGTGCTGTGCGAGAAGCCGCTGGCCAATACCCTCGCCGAAGCCGAAGCGATGGCCGAGGCGGCGGCGAAGGCACGGGCCAACGGCGTCCGGTCCATGGTGGCGTTCAACTACCGCCGGGTGCCCGCGCTCGCGCACGCCAGGAAACTGGTCGCGAGCGGGGCACTCGGCGAGATCCGCCACGTGCGGACGGTCTACCTGCAGGACTGGCTGTCCGACGCCCAGGCGCCGATGACCTGGCGGCTGCACAAGGACAAGGCGGGCTCGGGCGCGCTGGGCGACCTCGGCGCGCACATCGTCGACGCCGCCCAGTTCGTCACGGGCGACACGATCACCGGGGTTTCCGCGCTGACCAACACCTTCGTCAAGGAGCGGCCGGACGGCGACGGCGGTACCGGGCAGGTCACGGTCGACGACACCGCGCTGTTCCTCGGCCGGTTCACCGGCGGCGCGGTGGCGAGTTTCGAGGCGACCCGGTTCGCGCTGGGCCGCAAGAACGCGATGCGGCTGGAGATCAACGGGTCGAAGGCGAGCCTCGCGTTCGACTTCGAGTCGATGAACGAACTGTCCTTCTTCGACGGTGGCCAGCCCGCCACCGAGGCCGGGTTCCGCCGGATCCTGGTCACCGAACCCGAGCACCCGTACGTCGGGGTGTGGTGGCCGCCGGGCCACCTGCTCGGCTACGAGCACACCTTCACCAACGAGGTCGCCGATCTGCTCAACGCGATCGGCGACGGCAAGGATCCCGAACCGTCCTTCGAGGACGGGTTGAGGGTTCAGCAGGTCTTGGCCGCGGTCGAACGCAGCGCGTCCGACGAGGCGCGATGGACCACTGTGCCCGGCGTCACCACGAAGGGGAGTAACTGA